The sequence below is a genomic window from Pseudomonadota bacterium.
AGGCTCTTCATGCATGTATGACCTGCCCATCCGCGGCGGCTTCGACGCGGGCGGGCGCGGCAACGCGACACCCTTTGCTATCGAGCTGACCCATAACGGCGGCACCGGCGCACGCCCGGCCAAGGACGGTCTGTCAGCGACGGGATATCCGAGCGGTGTCTATGGATCCCAGGTCGAGATCAGTGAGAGCATCACACCGCTGCTGATCCGCCGCCGCGAACTTCGTCAAGACTCCGGCGGTCCCGGACGCATGCGCGGGGGCCTTGGGCAGATCATCGAGGTGGAGAACCGGGAAGGCGTGCCATTTTCACTGTTCGCGTCGGTCGACCGGATCAAGTATCCGGCGCTCGGCCGCGATGGCGGATCGAGCGGCGCGCCGGGCCACATCGCGTTGGCTTCCGGCCAGGTCTTCAGCGGCAAGGGCCAGCAGCAGATCCCGGCCGGCGAACGGCTGATCTTTCAGACGCCTGGCGGCGGCGGTTACGGCGACCCGTTCGAGCGGCCGCCTGAGGATGTGCAGCGCGACGTCGCGGCCGGTCTCTTAAGCCGAAAGGCCGCACGCGATGATTATGGTGTTGTCATTGCCACGAGCGGTAAGGTCAATGACACGGCGACCCGCAGGGCGCGATCAAAGAGAAGAGCGGCCGCCCGTTAGAAAGGGGCGGACCGCTCAGCCTAGAACACGACGGAATGTTATTGGAGCCAGGAGTCGACAGTGTCGGAGTTCTGCTGGACCCAATTCCTCGCGTATTCCTCAGGGTCGACCCCATCGACAACCAGAGCATAGGTCATCGCGCTCAACTGATCGGTGTCGAAGGCCATGTTGGAGAGTAACTCCGCTGCTGCCGGATTGGTCTCGCGCAGTGACTTCGCAAAGTGCAGGTGCAGCTGCGGCGCCGGCCACGCAACCGGTGCGCTCGACATGTTGAGCCAGTCAGCGTCATCGGTGGGCTGGACGATGACCCATTTCTCCGGGTCGTGGTCTGGTTCGCTCAGCGGCACGAGGTCATGCAGCGAGAACATGTGGTGGGGGGTGTAGCACATCATGACAAACGGGTCGTTCGCCTCGACCGCCGCGTCGAGTGCGGCGAGCGCCAGGGTCTCGTCCATCTCAAGCAGGTTCATGGTCTGATCGAAGCCATAGCTCTTGGCGCGGATCTTCTCGATATTGGTCGACGCCCAACCGGACGCACCGATCCAGATTTCGCCCATGCCGTCGCCATCGGTGTCGAACAGCGCGGCTTTCTCTGGATCCGTGAGGTCGGTGAGGCTGGTGACGCCATGCTCGTCAGCTGTGTACTTAGTTGCGCAAAATGCCGTGAACGCGGGTACGCCGTTGGGGTTCATCTCAACGGTCTGCG
It includes:
- a CDS encoding glycine betaine ABC transporter substrate-binding protein — its product is MKARSVLAGLTMLLASATAAPAIAADIVVGVPNWPSVRVTAHIVKVVLEDNLGVEVELQQGTNPIVFEAMDQGSMHVHPEVWLPNQQNLHDQYVVEAQTVEMNPNGVPAFTAFCATKYTADEHGVTSLTDLTDPEKAALFDTDGDGMGEIWIGASGWASTNIEKIRAKSYGFDQTMNLLEMDETLALAALDAAVEANDPFVMMCYTPHHMFSLHDLVPLSEPDHDPEKWVIVQPTDDADWLNMSSAPVAWPAPQLHLHFAKSLRETNPAAAELLSNMAFDTDQLSAMTYALVVDGVDPEEYARNWVQQNSDTVDSWLQ